A window of the Hordeum vulgare subsp. vulgare chromosome 5H, MorexV3_pseudomolecules_assembly, whole genome shotgun sequence genome harbors these coding sequences:
- the LOC123452480 gene encoding transcription factor JUNGBRUNNEN 1-like translates to MVAKADMTVMEMEKATSDGEVVLGGAGDDDDEEEDVVLPGYRFHPTDEELVTFYLRRKVARKSLRIEVIREIDIYKHDPWDLPKASTVGGEKEWYFFCLRGRKYRNSIRPNRVTGSGFWKATGIDRPIYSAAAGRASGVSIGLKKSLVYYRGSAGKGTKTDWMMHEFRLPPAAAAAATNSSPSMQEAEVWTICRIFRRTITYRKQQQQPWRPAPAVSAADSSSNTGSFESSEVSDEYINCLQAPAAAAPCIPEQHQYVSQTGTVDSGNYFYMDTMHNQQQVQGQWNAPPAAPVPEHKPQSQLSAANDFYKVEGYLEEIARMMEVTDPAGFYDCRSYA, encoded by the exons ATGGTGGCCAAGGCGGACATGACCGTCATGGAGATGGAGAAGGCGACGAGCGACGGGGAGGTGGTGCTGGGCGGCGCCggagacgatgatgatgaggaggaggacgtggTGCTGCCGGGGTACCGGTTCCACCCCACCGATGAGGAGCTGGTCACCTTCTACCTCCGGCGGAAGGTGGCCAGGAAGTCCCTCAGGATCGAGGTCATCCGGGAGATTGACATCTACAAGCACGACCCATGGGATCTCCCCA AGGCGAGCACGGTTGGTGGGGAGAAAGAGTGGTACTTTTTCTGCCTGAGAGGGAGGAAGTACCGCAACAGCATCCGGCCCAACCGGGTCACCGGCTCCGGCTTCTGGAAGGCCACCGGGATCGACCGGCCAATCTACTCTGCAGCCGCCGGCCGTGCCTCCGGCGTGTCCATCGGGCTGAAGAAGTCGCTCGTCTACTACCGCGGCAGCGCCGGCAAGGGCACCAAGACCGACTGGATGATGCACGAGTTCCGcctgccgccggccgccgccgcggCGGCCACAAACTCCTCCCCGAGCATGCAGGAAGCT GAGGTGTGGACCATCTGCAGGATCTTCAGGAGGACCATCACCTAccggaagcagcagcagcagccgtggAGGCCGGCGCCGGCGGTGTCCGCAGCCGACTCGAGCTCCAACACGGGGAGCTTCGAGTCGTCGGAGGTCAGCGACGAGTACATCAACTGCCTGCAGGCTCCCGCAGCCGCCGCCCCGTGCATCCCCGAGCAGCACCAGTACGTCAGTCAGACGGGCACGGTGGACAGCGGCAACTACTTCTACATGGATACCATGCACAACCAGCAGCAGGTCCAGGGGCAATGGAACGCTCCGCCCGCAGCGCCGGTGCCGGAGCATAAACCGCAGAGCCAATTGTCGGCGGCGAATGATTTCTACAAGGTCGAGGGGTACTTGGAGGAGATCGCGAGGATGATGGAGGTCACCGATCCGGCAGGATTTTACGACTGTAGATCATACGCCTGA